The genomic DNA CAGCGATTTGTGCGGTGTTCTCAGGGTACGTTCTCAGCATTGCCCATCTTTCGTACCGATCGGCTAACAAATCGTTTTTTAGGGTACCATGGGTCTCGGTTGGATGCTGTTCGGTCTTAACCTCATCTGGCTCTGTCTCATGCCTGTTCTCGTTTCGGGCCAAGGCACTTGGTCTCATTACTACAACGACCTTCCTTATGAGGAACGTGAcattgaggaagagaaggccCCTGTGCACTAAACAGGTGTTCGACCGTATGGTGGAGATCGAGGTCAGGAGGATAATGGTAAAGACACAATAGACTCTAAAAGCTGCTTTCGTGGAAACAGGAATTGTAGCCGTGGCATACATCCTTATAATCTTGAACATACTATGCATATTAATGGCTACATTCACGTGCGCATGCCATCAGGTCTTCGTCCCATAGAAACCTGATTGTGACATCATTTTTACCCATCCCCTCTGCGACCTCGTCGGTTTCCCCAGTATCTTCAGTCGCCCAACCTGGCATGGCAGTAAGACCACCCCTCCTTTCTCTTAAACTGATTTTCAACTTCGTTAGTGTTTGCGGTGTCCAGAAAGCTGATAGTGGGAAAGCCGTCGTTCctgatgaggaaagggCTGATGTTGCAGCAGTGGACCCTAGTGGCTCTTTTGGAGAAACGGGCGACGGCGCTTGAAGCGCTTGATTTTCTGGATTGGATAAGACGGTATGGTAAAGGTCCAGTAAGGCATGCACAACCTCTGGGTTGTCCATTAGCAATGGCTCATCAGTGATGGCAAGCGAAAAGACTGACCATCGACATGCGTTACTCCAGCAACgtaatcttcttcccatgaCCCAGTATTACCCAAAAGTTCAACTATTCCTCTAGGTGTCCTAGTTTGGTCCATGATCTCAGCTGTTTCGAGCGAAAGAGACTCCATCGTAAGAAGAGCAGCTGTATATATAGACCCTAAAGCGATAATATGGGGAGGATAAGATAGAGGTGCTGGTGTTCGATAACTGTATACAATCAGTATAGGAAGTGACCGCCGAATATGTTTCATACCTATCCACTGCCACTTTCCAACAAATTTTGCAAAAATCTTTGTTCACTATGGTATACATCATCAGCAGCTAACAGGTCAAGTCATCTGACGTGAAAACCTACACCCCAATTTCTTGCCTATTTTGATCACAGGTCTTAGCCCATCATTCGCCGAGAATTTGAAAGCCATGCTTTCCAGAACCAGTCTCTCTATACTCAATATCCTCGCGCGTTCACTATCCAGGCCATGAGCCTGAGCGACAGATGGGTCAATGGTCCCTTTTCGGAGGAGGTGCGGGAAACGGATAGGGAACGAAGCCAGAATGATGTCGCGCGGTTTCTTGAGAGTGTCGTGTAATTTTGAAGATACGTAGAGAGTAGCTAAAGCAACTTCCTGTGATGATAGTGAGTCCTATATATAGTTTAGACAAACCAGAAATACTTACAATATAGCTGAAATCTTTgtaagggaagaagagatgaaatcGCATATATAGCGTTTGAGCCGTCGCGATCGTTCGCCTTGGACTAGTCTCATCAGTGGTGCGTCTGTAAAACGAAGAAATAACAACTTACAATCCACACCTGACTCCTACTGCATCAATGAATCCACATGCCTGCTGCCTagccctctcttctctggATACGCTGAGTTTCCCTCGCTGTTTTGCCGACAACCTTTCGACGTTTGCCGGGGAGAAGTAAGGTTTGTACTGCTTCGTGTGGGTTGca from Cryptococcus neoformans var. neoformans JEC21 chromosome 3 sequence includes the following:
- a CDS encoding expressed protein, translated to MIMAEVSSSASATHTKQYKPYFSPANVERLSAKQRGKLSVSREERARQQACGFIDAVGVRCGFPRRTIATAQTLYMRFHLFFPYKDFSYIEVALATLYVSSKLHDTLKKPRDIILASFPIRFPHLLRKGTIDPSVAQAHGLDSERARILSIERLVLESMAFKFSANDGLRPVIKIGKKLGLNKDFCKICWKVAVDSYRTPAPLSYPPHIIALGSIYTAALLTMESLSLETAEIMDQTRTPRGIVELLGNTGSWEEDYVAGVTHVDEVVHALLDLYHTVLSNPENQALQAPSPVSPKEPLGSTAATSALSSSGTTAFPLSAFWTPQTLTKLKISLRERRGGLTAMPGWATEDTGETDEVAEGMGKNDVTIRFLWDEDLMACARECSH